One region of Streptomyces capillispiralis genomic DNA includes:
- a CDS encoding phosphatidylserine decarboxylase: MPHSQTSAHRDSLAGVRLARGASPWLLPTVATAAVSLLRARRSGAAKAVAVPATALAAGMLWFFRDPEREIAQGRVISPADGVVQSIMPWKDGRTRVAIFMSPLNVHVNRAPLAGTVTSVEHVPGGFVPAFNKESENNERVVWHFDTELGDIEMIQIAGAVARRIVPYVPRGTKVEQGERIGLIRFGSRVDLYLPAGVEVAVEVGQKTVAGVTRIDRG, from the coding sequence ATGCCCCACAGCCAAACCTCTGCACACCGCGACAGCCTCGCCGGCGTACGCCTCGCGCGCGGAGCATCGCCGTGGCTTCTGCCGACCGTCGCCACCGCAGCCGTCAGCCTGCTCCGCGCCCGCCGCTCGGGTGCCGCCAAGGCCGTCGCCGTCCCCGCCACCGCGCTGGCGGCCGGAATGCTGTGGTTCTTCCGCGACCCCGAGCGCGAGATCGCCCAGGGCCGGGTCATCTCGCCCGCCGACGGTGTGGTGCAGAGCATCATGCCGTGGAAGGACGGCCGTACCCGCGTCGCCATCTTCATGAGCCCGCTCAACGTGCACGTGAACCGGGCCCCGCTGGCCGGCACGGTGACGTCGGTCGAGCACGTCCCCGGTGGCTTCGTTCCCGCCTTCAACAAGGAGAGCGAGAACAACGAGCGCGTGGTGTGGCACTTCGACACCGAGCTCGGCGACATCGAGATGATCCAGATCGCCGGCGCGGTGGCCCGCCGCATCGTCCCCTACGTGCCCCGGGGCACCAAGGTCGAGCAGGGTGAGCGCATCGGTCTGATCCGGTTCGGCTCGCGCGTGGACCTCTACCTGCCCGCGGGCGTGGAGGTCGCGGTCGAGGTCGGCCAGAAGACCGTGGCTGGGGTGACTCGCATTGACCGTGGTTGA
- the pssA gene encoding CDP-diacylglycerol--serine O-phosphatidyltransferase, with protein sequence MPEADEADDEEEMPLSLRLSIADTLTLGNATCGFMAVYFTTTGILIPHLTGSQETGMARHSAATAVILMLCAAVFDLFDGLVARKLRSSPMGAELDNLSDLISFGLAPAYFVLVYGMVADDAHQRVAAVGAIVVLLAVVLRLARFSCVTVKDGTFQGMPSPFGALTVVSIVLLELPFVATLLAILGTAWLMVSRVEYPKPRGRLAVAMLSWIVLSMGLLAAWAFDAPSGQLLLQTGCALQLVMGAVIPLFATARRVNNFRDNRREARAAQLP encoded by the coding sequence GTGCCGGAGGCCGACGAGGCGGACGACGAGGAGGAGATGCCCCTCTCGCTCCGCCTGTCGATAGCGGACACCCTCACCCTGGGCAACGCCACCTGTGGCTTCATGGCGGTGTACTTCACCACCACCGGCATCCTGATCCCGCACCTCACGGGCAGCCAGGAGACCGGCATGGCCCGCCACAGCGCGGCCACCGCCGTCATCCTGATGCTGTGCGCGGCGGTCTTCGACCTGTTCGACGGCCTGGTGGCGCGCAAGCTGCGCAGCTCGCCGATGGGCGCGGAGCTGGACAACCTCTCCGACCTGATCAGCTTCGGCCTCGCCCCGGCGTACTTCGTCCTGGTCTACGGCATGGTCGCGGACGACGCGCACCAGAGGGTGGCCGCGGTCGGAGCGATCGTGGTGCTGCTGGCGGTGGTGCTGAGGCTGGCGAGATTCTCCTGCGTGACGGTGAAGGACGGCACCTTCCAGGGCATGCCGTCGCCGTTCGGCGCGCTGACCGTCGTCTCGATCGTGCTGCTGGAGCTGCCGTTCGTGGCGACGCTGCTGGCGATCCTGGGGACGGCCTGGCTGATGGTGAGCCGGGTGGAGTACCCGAAGCCGCGGGGACGCCTCGCGGTGGCGATGCTGTCGTGGATCGTGCTGTCGATGGGGCTGCTGGCGGCCTGGGCGTTCGACGCGCCGAGCGGTCAGCTGCTGCTCCAGACGGGCTGCGCGCTCCAGCTGGTCATGGGCGCGGTGATCCCGCTGTTCGCCACGGCACGGCGGGTGAACAACTTCCGTGACAACCGGCGGGAGGCACGGGCGGCGCAGCTGCCGTAG
- a CDS encoding ATP-binding protein, whose amino-acid sequence MPTKVIRDPEGRTRPPDAAWFTLYPRRWWSRTVGAADKRWRTFRTDREARKSIVPNRSWRHWGIARGRFLRAYALLGTLVLLTWLALAFYDSARHEKSWFQDVRKSSWFTTLSAFVGPVLTASLILAVFLFFWYRKVKKPLVKKARTKPHELVPTAGTLVDRIVGRHELAQVLAQALRDRSTRKPYLLVGGVGVGKTAVLVELTRMLARQSAVPVPIRLRDMDGDGELDFEAMARRRFAEVTDPEVSEPGVIGGDIDKAWRQLRLDDKVVVVADGLEEALLDERYREDRDNIIRRAIDRADRRRLPLVIATRPHAPLEGTRAAIAELEPLSEEAALEYLVREPGEADERRLGWVVETAEIADSPIYLRIARLLQQRGLLEHLRLREELGRLNTRSNDCSTLRLWLLDTYRQAIEDGRILDTLVMDRRERRETVWVVSALACLGLLQDSLEVTFDDFVGAYLDDLREQPQGRGEEPVDHRPAVGRLHSDPRQRAAIWGILRRKIDRRESWTNPLEYPNECYSELARYAANGQLLGLVKGYENKVRFPHSIVQAYLGHRLLGELADDHIGAVVEPALRSPGPSRELLIALVLLSRHRAVTQPPDRAAGTAAGTSGAAAPQRTAELLRDATAKRHDPKYFDLFAAALEIDSVDPDPIQDTLARTLDEQWESLLIRGDQRTVEDAKLGLVRRFGAALRERERRCAAPRPPAGGEPAVPSLPYERLFRIGTHEPSHAVRIAIAHQIASGGDAAFQALRQLFPLGTDPVAQYLERTREAKEKLDRDYTAWLGEADTGGAEGPEVAADGTVGGRAAADRRLEHARFVAEYERSRTTLWRHFALRAWLVPMIVGSVTEKYRDETKERLNLWLEHLAPADGRQSTALRPRAGPGEPDLPISLENALAQGFKNAANRRSRHPNAYAETRAYLMKQAERMLLCSRYWYAQLSLLHALCLWELPDTPGQPAGADGTDPRRLPLTPPGGARTADGATVSGSRVEPVQAVTRWLGMAGSAHDAAAAGGPRERHAGRVLHPFVAEAGDLVTLALETGHPERFLWIDEHRAIDNVGSTPADPERYRKHSLWITPSAGWSVLHPRAQRLLADVLVMLTLTERDGSADEIEERLALANRSALPPCVTHDRGPLHPERSVGRADGSEPGSTCLPTCAFRLCPYPPKAGKAQTEIEELFCRQQQALLHSRSRWHVPSPARRTAPWVSIPVGELHAFWEKMADRNRKAPDEDEQIL is encoded by the coding sequence ATGCCCACCAAGGTCATCCGCGATCCGGAGGGCAGGACCCGACCGCCCGACGCCGCCTGGTTCACGCTGTATCCGCGGCGCTGGTGGTCCCGGACCGTGGGGGCGGCGGACAAGCGGTGGCGCACGTTCAGGACCGATCGTGAGGCCCGCAAGAGCATCGTCCCGAACCGCAGTTGGCGCCACTGGGGCATCGCCCGCGGCCGCTTCCTGCGCGCGTACGCCCTGCTCGGCACCCTCGTGCTGCTCACCTGGCTGGCCCTGGCCTTCTACGACTCGGCCCGCCACGAGAAGTCGTGGTTCCAGGACGTGCGCAAGTCGTCCTGGTTCACCACCCTCTCCGCCTTCGTGGGCCCCGTCCTGACGGCCTCCCTCATCCTGGCCGTCTTTCTCTTCTTCTGGTACCGCAAGGTCAAGAAGCCGCTCGTCAAGAAGGCGCGCACCAAGCCGCACGAACTCGTGCCCACGGCCGGGACGCTCGTCGACAGGATCGTGGGGCGCCACGAACTCGCCCAGGTGCTGGCCCAGGCACTCCGCGACAGGAGCACGCGCAAGCCCTATCTGCTCGTCGGCGGCGTGGGCGTCGGCAAGACCGCCGTGCTGGTGGAACTGACGCGCATGCTGGCGCGGCAGTCGGCCGTTCCCGTGCCGATCCGGCTGCGCGACATGGACGGCGACGGCGAACTCGACTTCGAGGCGATGGCACGCCGCCGCTTCGCGGAGGTGACGGACCCGGAAGTGTCGGAGCCGGGCGTGATCGGGGGCGACATCGACAAGGCGTGGCGGCAACTGCGGCTCGACGACAAGGTCGTGGTCGTCGCCGACGGACTGGAGGAAGCCCTCCTCGACGAGCGGTACCGGGAGGACCGCGACAACATCATCCGCCGTGCCATAGACCGGGCGGACCGCCGGCGGCTCCCGCTGGTCATCGCCACCCGCCCGCACGCGCCGCTGGAGGGCACCAGGGCCGCGATCGCCGAACTGGAGCCGTTGAGCGAGGAGGCGGCGCTGGAGTACCTGGTGCGCGAACCCGGCGAGGCGGACGAGCGCCGGCTCGGCTGGGTGGTGGAGACCGCCGAGATCGCGGACTCGCCGATCTACCTGCGGATCGCCCGGCTGCTCCAGCAGCGCGGACTGCTGGAGCACCTGAGACTCCGTGAGGAACTGGGGCGCCTGAACACCCGCAGCAACGACTGCTCCACGCTCAGGCTGTGGCTGCTCGACACCTACCGGCAGGCCATCGAGGACGGCCGCATCCTCGACACACTGGTGATGGACCGCAGGGAGCGCCGGGAGACCGTGTGGGTGGTGTCCGCGCTGGCCTGCCTGGGACTGCTGCAGGACAGCCTCGAGGTGACGTTCGACGACTTCGTCGGCGCGTACCTGGACGACCTGCGGGAGCAGCCGCAGGGGCGTGGCGAGGAGCCGGTGGACCACCGGCCGGCCGTGGGCCGGCTGCACTCCGACCCGCGCCAACGGGCCGCGATCTGGGGCATCCTGCGCCGCAAGATCGACAGGAGGGAGTCCTGGACGAACCCCCTCGAATACCCCAACGAGTGCTACTCCGAGCTGGCCAGATACGCCGCCAACGGGCAGCTCCTGGGGCTGGTGAAGGGCTACGAGAACAAGGTCCGGTTCCCGCACAGCATCGTCCAGGCGTATCTGGGCCACCGTCTGCTCGGCGAGTTGGCCGACGACCACATCGGCGCCGTCGTGGAACCGGCGCTGCGCAGCCCGGGACCCTCCCGCGAACTCCTCATCGCCCTGGTGCTGCTGTCCCGCCACCGGGCGGTGACACAGCCGCCGGACCGGGCCGCGGGGACCGCGGCCGGGACGTCCGGCGCCGCGGCGCCGCAGCGGACGGCGGAACTGCTGCGCGACGCCACGGCGAAGCGGCACGACCCGAAGTACTTCGACCTCTTCGCCGCGGCCCTGGAGATCGACAGCGTCGACCCGGACCCGATCCAGGACACGCTGGCACGGACGCTGGACGAGCAGTGGGAGTCCCTGCTCATCAGGGGTGACCAGCGGACCGTCGAGGACGCGAAACTGGGCCTGGTGCGGCGCTTCGGAGCCGCCCTGCGGGAACGGGAGCGCCGCTGCGCCGCACCCCGTCCGCCCGCGGGCGGGGAGCCCGCCGTACCGTCCCTGCCCTACGAACGCCTCTTCCGCATCGGTACGCACGAGCCGTCGCACGCGGTGCGGATCGCGATCGCGCACCAGATCGCCTCCGGCGGCGACGCCGCCTTCCAGGCCCTGCGGCAGTTGTTCCCCCTCGGCACCGATCCCGTGGCGCAGTACCTGGAGCGGACCCGCGAGGCCAAGGAGAAGCTCGACCGCGACTACACCGCCTGGCTCGGCGAGGCGGACACGGGCGGTGCCGAGGGCCCGGAGGTGGCGGCGGACGGCACCGTCGGCGGGAGAGCGGCGGCGGACCGGCGGCTGGAGCACGCCCGGTTCGTGGCGGAGTACGAGCGCAGCCGCACCACGCTGTGGCGCCACTTCGCCCTGCGGGCCTGGCTCGTTCCCATGATCGTCGGTTCCGTCACCGAGAAGTACCGCGACGAGACCAAGGAGCGGCTGAACCTCTGGCTCGAGCACCTGGCCCCCGCCGACGGCCGGCAGAGCACCGCCCTCCGGCCGCGCGCCGGGCCCGGCGAGCCGGATCTGCCGATCTCCCTGGAGAACGCCCTGGCCCAGGGCTTCAAGAACGCCGCGAACCGCAGGAGTCGGCACCCGAACGCCTACGCGGAGACCCGGGCGTACCTGATGAAGCAGGCCGAGCGGATGCTGCTGTGCAGCCGCTACTGGTACGCGCAGCTCAGCCTGCTCCACGCACTGTGCCTGTGGGAACTCCCCGACACCCCCGGGCAGCCGGCCGGCGCCGACGGGACGGACCCCCGCAGGCTCCCGCTCACGCCACCGGGCGGGGCGCGCACGGCCGACGGTGCCACGGTGTCCGGCTCCCGCGTCGAGCCCGTGCAGGCGGTCACCCGGTGGCTCGGCATGGCGGGGAGCGCCCATGACGCCGCGGCGGCCGGCGGCCCGCGGGAACGTCACGCCGGCCGGGTCCTGCACCCGTTCGTCGCGGAGGCCGGCGACCTGGTGACCCTGGCGCTGGAGACGGGACACCCGGAGCGGTTCCTGTGGATCGACGAGCACCGTGCCATCGACAATGTGGGCTCCACCCCCGCCGACCCCGAGCGCTACCGCAAGCACAGCCTGTGGATCACCCCCTCGGCCGGCTGGAGCGTCCTGCACCCGCGGGCCCAGCGCCTGCTCGCGGACGTCCTGGTCATGCTCACTCTGACCGAGCGCGACGGCAGCGCGGACGAGATCGAGGAGCGTCTGGCCCTGGCGAACAGGAGCGCCCTGCCGCCGTGCGTCACCCACGACCGTGGCCCGCTGCACCCCGAGCGCAGTGTGGGCCGCGCCGACGGGAGCGAGCCGGGCTCCACCTGCCTGCCGACCTGCGCGTTCCGTCTGTGCCCCTATCCCCCCAAGGCCGGCAAGGCGCAGACGGAGATCGAGGAGCTGTTCTGCCGCCAGCAGCAGGCCCTGCTGCACAGCCGCTCACGCTGGCACGTTCCGTCCCCGGCCCGGCGCACCGCGCCGTGGGTGAGCATCCCCGTCGGGGAGCTGCACGCCTTCTGGGAGAAGATGGCCGACCGGAACCGCAAGGCACCCGACGAGGACGAGCAGATCCTCTGA
- a CDS encoding glycerate kinase gives MQVADAAGSGTRTAQSAQRVLVAADKFKGSLTAVEVAERVMAGLRRVVPDLVVEALPVADGGDGTVAAAVAAGFERREVRVTGPLGDEVSAAYALRGDTAVVEMAEASGLQRLPDGVLAPLTASTYGSGELLRAALDAGARTLVFGVGGSATTDGGAGMLSALGARFLTAGGEPVAPGGGGLADLATADLSGLDPRLGAVEFVLASDVDNPLTGPKGAPAVYGPQKGASPQDVERLDAALAHFAEVLETAVGPRAAEYAASPGAGAAGGIGYGALLLGAGFRPGIEVMLDVLGFAPALERADLVVTGEGSLDEQTLHGKAPAGVAAAARAAGKEVVAVCGRLALPPEVLGRAGIRRAYALTDLEPDVARCIADAGPILERTAERVARDFLT, from the coding sequence ATGCAAGTGGCGGACGCTGCAGGGAGCGGTACTCGTACGGCGCAGTCGGCACAGCGGGTGCTCGTCGCCGCGGACAAGTTCAAGGGGTCGCTGACGGCCGTCGAGGTCGCCGAGCGGGTCATGGCGGGGCTGCGCCGGGTCGTACCGGACCTGGTGGTCGAGGCGCTGCCGGTGGCCGACGGCGGCGACGGCACCGTGGCCGCCGCGGTCGCGGCCGGCTTCGAACGGCGCGAGGTACGGGTCACCGGCCCCCTCGGGGACGAGGTGAGCGCGGCGTACGCGCTGCGCGGTGACACCGCCGTCGTGGAGATGGCCGAAGCCAGCGGACTCCAGCGGCTGCCGGACGGTGTCCTCGCGCCGCTCACGGCATCGACGTACGGCTCCGGCGAACTGCTGCGGGCCGCGCTGGACGCCGGGGCGCGCACCCTCGTGTTCGGGGTGGGCGGCAGCGCCACCACGGACGGCGGGGCGGGCATGCTGTCGGCGCTGGGCGCCCGCTTCCTCACGGCCGGCGGCGAGCCGGTGGCGCCGGGCGGCGGCGGGCTCGCCGACCTGGCCACCGCCGACCTGTCGGGCCTCGACCCGCGGCTGGGCGCGGTGGAGTTCGTGCTCGCCAGCGACGTCGACAACCCGCTGACCGGTCCGAAGGGCGCGCCCGCGGTCTACGGCCCGCAGAAGGGTGCCTCGCCGCAGGACGTGGAGCGGCTGGACGCGGCGCTCGCGCACTTCGCCGAGGTGCTGGAGACGGCCGTCGGGCCGAGGGCCGCCGAGTACGCCGCCTCGCCGGGAGCGGGCGCGGCGGGCGGCATCGGGTACGGGGCACTGCTGCTCGGGGCGGGTTTCCGGCCCGGCATCGAGGTCATGCTGGACGTGCTGGGCTTCGCGCCGGCGCTGGAGCGGGCGGACCTGGTCGTCACCGGTGAGGGGTCGCTGGACGAGCAGACGCTGCACGGCAAGGCGCCGGCGGGCGTCGCGGCCGCCGCCCGCGCGGCGGGCAAGGAGGTCGTCGCGGTGTGCGGGCGCCTCGCCCTGCCGCCGGAGGTGCTGGGACGGGCGGGCATCCGCAGGGCGTACGCGCTGACGGACCTGGAGCCGGACGTGGCGCGGTGCATCGCGGACGCGGGGCCGATCCTGGAGCGCACGGCGGAGCGCGTCGCGCGGGACTTCCTGACCTGA
- a CDS encoding ADP-ribosylglycohydrolase family protein gives MSAVGTEPGLADRILGGWLGRIAGNMLGKPVEQGEVWTRERIDRYLRRTDALPLTDYLPGPPSEEDRLDLRPEWPACVRGRVDGSCRDDDVDYAVLGLDLLETHGFGFSTEQVGDLWLLRLPFLQTFTAERAAYRNLANGLRPPLTATHDNPYQEWIGALIRADIHGWTCPGDPRRAASLARRDAVLSHTGNGVHGAMWAAALISAAFTAPTVRHALDEALTVIPAGCRLARTVRRVASLHGTGVAWEDTLATLGRETAGLHWIHTVPNAAVLTAGLLYGDGDFTRTIALTVRGGLDTDSNGATAGSVAGVLCGAPAIPGQWKDPLRDTVRSAVFGFDGVRISELADRTLRLARAGAHP, from the coding sequence ATGAGCGCTGTGGGCACGGAGCCGGGACTCGCCGACCGCATCCTCGGAGGCTGGCTGGGCCGGATCGCGGGCAACATGCTCGGCAAGCCGGTGGAGCAGGGCGAGGTGTGGACGCGGGAACGCATCGACCGCTACCTGCGGCGGACGGACGCTCTGCCCCTCACCGACTACCTGCCCGGTCCCCCGAGCGAGGAGGACCGCCTCGACCTGCGCCCGGAGTGGCCTGCCTGCGTCCGCGGCCGCGTCGACGGCAGCTGCCGCGACGACGACGTCGACTACGCCGTCCTCGGCCTCGACCTGCTGGAGACCCACGGCTTCGGTTTCAGCACCGAGCAGGTGGGCGACCTGTGGCTGCTGCGGCTGCCGTTCCTGCAGACCTTCACGGCGGAGCGGGCGGCCTACCGGAACCTCGCGAACGGCCTGCGTCCCCCGCTCACCGCCACCCACGACAACCCGTACCAGGAGTGGATCGGCGCGCTGATCCGCGCCGACATCCACGGCTGGACCTGCCCGGGCGACCCGCGCCGTGCCGCCTCGCTGGCCCGCAGGGACGCGGTGCTGTCGCACACCGGCAACGGCGTCCACGGCGCGATGTGGGCGGCGGCGCTGATCTCGGCGGCGTTCACGGCGCCCACGGTGCGGCACGCGCTGGACGAGGCGCTGACGGTGATCCCGGCGGGCTGCCGCCTCGCCCGCACGGTGCGCCGGGTGGCGTCGCTGCACGGCACCGGGGTGGCCTGGGAGGACACGCTGGCGACGCTCGGGCGGGAGACGGCGGGGCTGCACTGGATCCACACCGTCCCGAACGCCGCCGTGCTCACCGCCGGCCTGCTGTACGGCGACGGCGACTTCACCCGCACCATCGCCCTGACCGTGCGCGGCGGCCTGGACACGGACTCCAACGGCGCGACGGCGGGCTCGGTGGCGGGCGTCCTGTGCGGCGCCCCGGCGATCCCCGGCCAGTGGAAGGACCCCCTGCGGGACACGGTGCGCAGCGCCGTCTTCGGCTTCGACGGGGTGCGGATCAGCGAACTGGCGGACCGCACGCTGCGGCTGGCGCGGGCCGGGGCCCATCCGTGA
- a CDS encoding NADPH-dependent F420 reductase, giving the protein MQIAILGTGHVGRALATAWARAGHEVVLGSRRPGDARGRAELSDALAGGVRVADPASAVAGAEVVVNATPGTASVSALASAGAAALTGKVLLDVGVGFDEEGGLSHPGESLGEEIQRTFPRARVVKTLCTVDRELMVAPGSLQGPSTVFLSGDDADAKGTAGRLLADLGWPADSVLDLGGITTARGQEHYALLFMGIAEAIGSYGFGIRVVPPAAAG; this is encoded by the coding sequence ATGCAGATCGCGATTCTTGGCACGGGACATGTGGGACGGGCTTTGGCCACGGCCTGGGCGCGCGCGGGTCACGAGGTGGTCCTCGGGTCGCGCCGGCCGGGCGACGCGCGGGGGCGGGCGGAGCTGTCGGACGCCCTGGCCGGGGGCGTCCGGGTCGCCGATCCGGCGTCGGCCGTCGCGGGCGCGGAGGTGGTGGTGAACGCGACGCCGGGCACCGCGTCGGTGTCGGCGCTCGCCTCGGCCGGGGCGGCGGCCCTGACGGGGAAGGTGCTGCTCGACGTGGGGGTCGGTTTCGACGAGGAGGGCGGGCTGTCCCATCCCGGGGAGAGCCTGGGCGAGGAGATCCAGCGCACGTTCCCGCGCGCACGGGTCGTGAAGACCCTCTGCACCGTCGACCGGGAGCTGATGGTCGCCCCGGGCTCGCTCCAGGGCCCGAGCACGGTGTTCCTCTCCGGCGACGACGCGGACGCCAAGGGCACGGCCGGCCGGCTGCTGGCCGACCTCGGCTGGCCCGCGGACTCGGTGCTGGACCTCGGCGGCATCACCACCGCCCGGGGCCAGGAGCACTACGCGCTGCTGTTCATGGGCATCGCCGAGGCCATCGGCTCGTACGGCTTCGGGATCCGGGTGGTGCCACCGGCCGCCGCCGGCTGA
- a CDS encoding NUDIX domain-containing protein, producing MTTTQDTPDAQDYAAYIASLPRVLAGSAVLLRDAAGRVLIVEPNYREGWVLPGGTVESDDGESPREGARRETAEEIGLDREPGRLLAVDWVRGTGRPPVVAYLYDGGVLGEDDLEAIRLQESELLSWRLVPREELSGCLRGSLLRRVLAALDVLADGSGTAELEDGYRVR from the coding sequence ATGACCACCACTCAGGACACTCCGGACGCTCAGGACTACGCCGCCTACATCGCCTCCCTCCCCCGTGTCCTCGCCGGATCCGCCGTCCTCCTCCGGGACGCGGCGGGCCGGGTGCTGATCGTCGAGCCGAACTACCGGGAGGGCTGGGTGCTGCCCGGCGGCACCGTCGAGTCGGACGACGGGGAGAGCCCGCGGGAGGGGGCGCGCCGGGAGACCGCCGAGGAGATCGGGCTGGACCGGGAGCCGGGCCGGCTGCTCGCGGTGGACTGGGTGCGCGGGACCGGGCGGCCTCCGGTGGTGGCGTACCTGTACGACGGTGGGGTGCTCGGCGAGGACGACCTGGAGGCGATCCGGCTTCAGGAGTCGGAGCTGCTGTCCTGGCGGCTCGTGCCGCGCGAGGAACTGTCCGGGTGCCTCCGGGGCTCGCTGCTCCGCCGGGTGCTGGCCGCGCTGGACGTCCTCGCCGACGGCTCGGGCACCGCCGAACTGGAGGACGGCTACCGGGTGCGCTGA
- a CDS encoding SIR2 family NAD-dependent protein deacylase, translated as MSKPLVALLSGAGISTDSGIPDYRGPNGLWRRDPDAEKLVTYEYYMGDPEIRRRSWLMRRDSAALGAGPNAAHRAVAELERSGVPVRVITQNVDGLHQLAGLTARKVLELHGTARSVLCTSCHARGPMEDALARVEAGEPDPPCRKCGGILKPATVMFGERLDPVVLSDALAISKACGVFVAVGSSLQVQPAAGLTGVAADHGARLIVVNAEPTPYDDRADEVVREPIGTALPRLLRRIAA; from the coding sequence ATGAGCAAGCCCCTCGTCGCCCTCCTCAGCGGCGCCGGCATCAGCACGGACTCCGGCATCCCGGACTACCGCGGGCCGAACGGACTGTGGCGCCGCGACCCCGACGCCGAGAAGCTCGTGACGTACGAGTACTACATGGGCGACCCGGAGATCCGCCGCCGCTCCTGGCTGATGCGGCGCGACAGTGCGGCGCTCGGCGCCGGGCCCAACGCCGCGCACCGTGCCGTCGCCGAGCTGGAGCGGTCCGGGGTGCCGGTGCGGGTGATCACGCAGAACGTCGACGGGCTGCACCAGCTCGCCGGTCTGACGGCCCGCAAGGTGCTCGAACTGCACGGCACCGCCCGGAGCGTGCTGTGCACGTCCTGCCACGCCCGGGGTCCGATGGAGGACGCCCTCGCCCGTGTCGAGGCCGGTGAGCCGGATCCGCCGTGCCGCAAGTGCGGCGGGATCCTGAAGCCGGCGACGGTGATGTTCGGCGAGCGGCTCGACCCCGTGGTGCTGTCCGACGCGCTGGCGATCAGCAAGGCCTGCGGCGTCTTCGTCGCCGTCGGCAGCAGCCTCCAGGTCCAGCCCGCCGCCGGACTCACGGGCGTGGCCGCGGACCACGGCGCCCGGCTGATCGTCGTCAACGCCGAGCCGACCCCGTACGACGACCGTGCCGACGAGGTCGTCCGGGAGCCGATCGGCACCGCGCTGCCGCGGCTGCTGCGCCGGATCGCCGCCTGA
- a CDS encoding methylated-DNA--[protein]-cysteine S-methyltransferase, giving the protein MKQHTVTDSPYGPLTLVADDGVLCGLYMTDQRHRPPEETFGTPDDTPFAEAREQLDAYFAGELKDFTVPLRLHGTPFQRRVWEQLARIPYGETRTYGRLADILGNPKASRAVGLANGRNPVGIIVPCHRVIGASGGLTGYGGGLERKQRLLDFERGTALF; this is encoded by the coding sequence ATGAAGCAGCACACCGTGACCGACAGCCCCTACGGCCCGCTGACGCTCGTCGCCGACGACGGCGTCCTGTGCGGCCTCTACATGACCGACCAGCGCCACCGCCCACCGGAGGAGACCTTCGGCACCCCCGACGACACTCCCTTCGCCGAGGCGCGCGAACAGCTCGACGCGTACTTCGCGGGCGAGTTGAAGGACTTCACCGTCCCGCTCCGCCTGCACGGCACCCCGTTCCAGCGCCGCGTCTGGGAGCAACTGGCCCGCATCCCCTACGGCGAGACCCGCACCTACGGCCGGCTCGCCGACATTCTCGGCAACCCCAAGGCCTCCCGCGCCGTCGGCCTCGCCAACGGCCGCAACCCGGTCGGCATCATCGTCCCCTGCCACCGCGTCATCGGCGCGAGCGGCGGCCTCACCGGCTACGGCGGCGGCCTGGAACGCAAACAGCGGCTGCTGGACTTCGAACGCGGAACCGCCCTGTTCTGA